A section of the Pseudomonas lini genome encodes:
- a CDS encoding YeaH/YhbH family protein — MSYVIDRRLNGKNKSTVNRQRFLRRYRDHIKKAVEEAVSRRSITDMEHGEQISIPGRDIDEPVLHHGRGGKQTIVHPGNKEFTSGEHIARPPGGGGGRGPGKAGNTGEGMDEFVFQITQEEFLEFMFEDLELPNLVKRHLTGTDTFKTVRAGISNEGNPSRINIIRTLRSAHARRIALSGSSRAKLREAKEELLRLKREEPDNFGDIQDLEAEIEKLSARIHRVPFLDTFDLKYNLLIKQPNPSSKAVMFCLMDVSGSMTQATKDIAKRFFILLYLFLKRNYDKIDVVFIRHHTSAREVDEEEFFYSRETGGTIVSSALKLMQEIMAERYPSNEWNIYAAQASDGDNWNDDSPICRDILINQIMPFVQYYTYVEITPREHQALWFEYERIAEAFSDTFAQQQLVSAGDIYPVFRELFQRRLVT, encoded by the coding sequence ATGAGCTATGTGATCGACCGACGTCTCAATGGCAAGAACAAGAGCACGGTAAACCGCCAGCGGTTTCTGCGGCGCTACCGTGATCACATCAAAAAGGCTGTCGAAGAGGCGGTCAGCCGGCGCTCCATTACCGATATGGAACACGGCGAGCAGATCAGCATTCCCGGCCGCGACATCGACGAGCCGGTGCTTCACCACGGTCGTGGCGGCAAGCAAACCATCGTGCACCCCGGCAACAAGGAATTCACCAGCGGCGAGCACATTGCCCGTCCGCCTGGAGGTGGAGGCGGCAGAGGCCCCGGCAAGGCCGGTAACACGGGTGAAGGGATGGACGAATTCGTCTTCCAGATTACCCAGGAGGAATTCCTCGAATTCATGTTCGAGGACCTGGAGCTGCCAAATCTGGTCAAACGCCACCTGACCGGCACCGACACCTTCAAGACCGTACGCGCAGGCATTAGCAACGAGGGCAACCCGTCACGGATCAACATTATCCGTACGCTGCGTTCGGCCCATGCCCGGCGCATTGCCTTGTCCGGTAGCAGCCGGGCGAAATTGCGCGAAGCAAAAGAGGAACTGCTGCGACTTAAACGCGAGGAACCGGATAACTTCGGCGATATTCAGGACCTCGAAGCAGAAATCGAGAAGCTCAGCGCACGCATTCACCGAGTGCCATTTCTCGACACCTTCGACCTCAAGTACAACCTGCTGATCAAACAGCCGAACCCCAGTTCCAAAGCAGTGATGTTTTGCCTGATGGACGTGTCCGGCTCCATGACCCAGGCGACCAAGGACATCGCCAAACGCTTCTTCATCCTGCTGTACCTGTTCCTCAAGCGGAACTACGACAAAATCGACGTCGTATTCATCCGCCACCACACCAGCGCCCGTGAAGTGGATGAAGAAGAGTTTTTCTACTCCCGGGAAACCGGCGGCACCATCGTTTCCAGCGCCCTGAAACTGATGCAGGAGATCATGGCCGAGCGTTATCCGAGCAACGAATGGAATATCTATGCCGCCCAGGCGTCCGACGGCGATAACTGGAACGACGATTCGCCGATCTGCCGCGACATCCTGATCAATCAGATCATGCCGTTCGTGCAGTACTACACTTATGTGGAGATTACCCCGCGCGAACATCAGGCCCTGTGGTTCGAGTACGAACGCATCGCCGAAGCCTTCTCTGACACTTTTGCCCAGCAGCAACTGGTCTCGGCCGGGGATATCTATCCGGTCTTCCGTGAACTCTTCCAGCGCAGGTTAGTGACATGA
- a CDS encoding multifunctional CCA addition/repair protein codes for MQIYKVGGAVRDRLLGQPVTDIDWVVVGATTEEMLAKGFRPVGADFPVFLHPKSGEEYALARTERKNGRGYGGFIFHASPDVTLEEDLIRRDLTINAMAEDDQQNLTDPYHGQRDLEARVLRHVSPAFAEDPLRVLRVARFAARYAELGFTVAPETLELMRQLSESGELKALTPERSWKEIARALMEDQPQVFIAVLRECGALKVLMPEVDALFGVPQPEAHHPEIDTGVHTLSVLEQAALHKQPLTVRWACLLHDLGKGLTPEEEWPRHIAHEHKGLKLIKAVNERFKAPKDCQELALLVGKYHTHGHRALELKPSTLLELLQSFDVYRRPQRFEEFIAACEMDARGRKGLEQRSYPQADYLRGAATAARSVAVQPLLEKGFKGPELGEAIKGERLKALKVYKSASSV; via the coding sequence ATGCAGATTTATAAAGTCGGCGGTGCGGTACGCGATCGCCTGCTGGGCCAGCCTGTCACTGATATCGACTGGGTCGTTGTAGGCGCCACCACCGAAGAAATGCTCGCCAAGGGCTTTCGTCCGGTGGGCGCGGACTTCCCGGTGTTTCTTCATCCAAAAAGCGGCGAGGAATACGCCCTCGCCCGCACTGAACGCAAAAACGGGCGTGGCTACGGCGGTTTCATCTTTCACGCCAGCCCCGACGTCACACTCGAAGAAGATCTGATTCGTCGCGACCTGACGATCAACGCTATGGCCGAAGACGACCAGCAGAACCTGACCGACCCCTACCATGGCCAGCGGGATCTCGAGGCTCGCGTTCTTCGTCACGTTTCCCCCGCGTTCGCCGAAGATCCACTCCGTGTTTTGCGTGTTGCCCGCTTCGCCGCTCGTTACGCGGAACTGGGTTTCACCGTCGCCCCCGAGACATTGGAACTGATGCGTCAACTCAGCGAATCAGGTGAACTGAAGGCATTGACTCCCGAACGCAGCTGGAAAGAAATCGCCCGCGCGCTAATGGAAGACCAACCCCAGGTGTTCATCGCGGTGCTGCGCGAGTGCGGTGCTCTCAAGGTACTGATGCCGGAAGTCGACGCGCTGTTCGGTGTACCGCAACCCGAAGCCCATCACCCGGAAATCGACACAGGCGTGCATACCCTGAGCGTGCTGGAGCAAGCGGCGCTGCACAAACAACCGCTGACCGTACGCTGGGCCTGCTTGCTGCATGACCTAGGCAAAGGCTTGACGCCCGAGGAAGAATGGCCCCGCCACATCGCCCACGAGCACAAAGGCCTGAAGCTGATCAAAGCGGTCAACGAGCGCTTCAAGGCACCGAAGGACTGTCAGGAATTGGCGCTGCTGGTGGGTAAGTATCACACCCATGGCCATCGTGCGCTGGAGCTGAAGCCGTCGACCTTGCTGGAGTTGCTGCAGAGTTTCGACGTCTATCGTCGACCTCAGCGCTTTGAGGAGTTTATCGCTGCGTGCGAGATGGACGCTCGGGGGCGTAAAGGCCTGGAGCAGAGAAGTTATCCACAGGCAGATTATTTACGTGGCGCGGCAACGGCGGCGCGAAGCGTTGCGGTTCAGCCGTTGCTGGAGAAGGGATTCAAGGGACCAGAACTCGGCGAGGCGATCAAGGGCGAGCGGCTCAAGGCGTTGAAGGTTTACAAATCGGCGTCATCGGTCTGA
- a CDS encoding SpoVR family protein, producing MTAKEQKRQPISTGSEWTFELIQAYDREISRLAARYALDTYPNQIEVITAEQMMDAYASVGMPLGYHHWSYGKHFLSTEKSYSRGQMGLAYEIVINSDPCIAYLMEENTICMQALVVAHACYGHNSFFKGNYLFRTWTDASSIIDYLVFAKQYIMQCEERHGIDAVEDLLDSCHALMNYGVDRYKRPYPISAEEERRRQKDREEHLQKQINDLWRTIPKGADKYSDKDNARFPVEPQENILYFIEKHAPLLEPWQREIVRIVRKIAQYFYPQRQTQVMNEGWATFWHYTLMNDLYDEGLVTDGFMMEFLTSHTSVVFQPGFDSPYYNGINPYTLGFAMYRDIRRICEAPTEEDYRWFPEIAGTDWLSSIKFAMSSFKDESFILQYLSPKVIRDLKLFSILDDDQKDDLLVPAIHDEDGYRTIRETLAAQYNLGNREPNIQIYSIDRRGDRSLTLRHQQHDRKPLGDSTDEVLKHLHRLWGFDIHLETLQGDQVMKTHHVPPRNEHGEGDYGRLDLAVIHL from the coding sequence ATGACCGCCAAAGAGCAGAAGCGCCAACCCATTTCCACCGGCTCCGAATGGACATTCGAGCTGATCCAGGCCTACGACCGCGAAATCAGTCGTCTCGCGGCCCGCTACGCGCTGGATACGTACCCCAACCAGATCGAAGTGATCACCGCCGAACAGATGATGGACGCCTATGCCTCTGTCGGCATGCCCTTGGGTTATCACCACTGGTCCTATGGCAAACACTTCCTCAGCACCGAAAAATCCTACAGCCGCGGCCAAATGGGACTGGCCTACGAGATTGTGATCAACTCGGACCCTTGCATCGCCTATCTGATGGAAGAAAACACCATCTGCATGCAGGCGCTGGTGGTGGCTCACGCCTGCTATGGCCATAACAGCTTTTTCAAAGGCAACTACCTGTTCCGCACCTGGACCGACGCCAGCTCGATCATCGATTACCTGGTGTTCGCCAAGCAGTACATCATGCAGTGCGAAGAACGCCACGGCATCGACGCGGTAGAGGACTTGCTCGATTCCTGCCATGCACTGATGAATTACGGGGTCGACCGTTACAAACGCCCTTATCCGATTTCCGCCGAAGAAGAACGCCGTCGGCAGAAGGATCGGGAAGAGCATCTGCAGAAGCAGATCAACGATTTGTGGCGGACCATTCCAAAGGGCGCGGACAAGTACAGCGATAAGGACAACGCACGCTTCCCCGTCGAACCTCAGGAAAACATCCTGTACTTCATCGAAAAACACGCTCCGCTGCTGGAGCCTTGGCAGCGCGAAATCGTGCGGATTGTGCGCAAGATCGCCCAGTATTTTTATCCACAACGCCAGACCCAGGTGATGAACGAAGGCTGGGCCACGTTCTGGCACTACACCTTGATGAACGACTTGTATGACGAAGGCCTCGTCACCGATGGCTTCATGATGGAGTTCCTGACTTCCCATACCAGCGTGGTCTTTCAACCCGGCTTCGACAGTCCCTACTACAACGGCATAAACCCCTACACCCTGGGTTTTGCCATGTATCGCGATATCCGCCGGATATGCGAAGCGCCCACCGAAGAGGACTATCGCTGGTTCCCGGAAATCGCTGGTACCGACTGGCTGTCCAGCATCAAATTCGCCATGAGCAGCTTCAAGGATGAGAGTTTCATACTGCAGTACCTGTCACCGAAGGTAATCCGCGACCTCAAACTGTTCAGCATCCTCGATGACGATCAGAAGGACGATCTGCTGGTTCCGGCGATACACGACGAAGACGGCTATCGAACCATTCGTGAAACACTGGCGGCGCAATACAACCTGGGCAATCGCGAACCCAACATACAGATCTACAGCATTGACCGCCGTGGCGACCGTTCCCTGACCTTGCGTCACCAGCAACACGACCGCAAACCGCTGGGCGATTCCACCGACGAAGTACTCAAGCACCTGCATCGCCTCTGGGGCTTCGACATTCACCTGGAAACCCTGCAAGGGGATCAGGTGATGAAAACCCACCATGTCCCACCCAGAAACGAACATGGCGAGGGGGATTACGGCCGGCTGGACCTGGCAGTCATTCACCTTTGA
- the folB gene encoding dihydroneopterin aldolase → MDRVFIEGLEVDTVIGAYDWERGIRQCLRLDLSFAWDNRPAAAGDDLALALDYASVSSRIQAFAEQAQFQLVETFAERLAEVLMSEFKITWMRLKLTKPGAIPAATGGVGVEIERGCR, encoded by the coding sequence TTGGACAGAGTGTTTATCGAGGGCCTGGAAGTCGACACCGTGATTGGTGCCTACGACTGGGAACGAGGCATCCGACAGTGTCTTCGACTTGATCTGAGCTTCGCCTGGGACAATCGTCCGGCCGCCGCCGGTGATGACCTGGCCCTGGCGCTCGACTACGCGAGCGTTTCGTCACGCATTCAGGCGTTCGCCGAGCAGGCACAGTTTCAACTGGTCGAGACCTTTGCCGAGCGTCTGGCGGAAGTGCTGATGAGCGAATTCAAGATCACCTGGATGCGCCTCAAACTGACCAAGCCAGGTGCCATCCCGGCTGCCACGGGTGGTGTGGGCGTGGAGATCGAGCGCGGATGTCGCTGA
- a CDS encoding PrkA family serine protein kinase — translation MSIFSHFQQRFESTRQEELSLQEYLELCKKDRSAYVSAAERLLLAIGEPELLDTSTNSRLSRIFSNKVIRRYPAFEDFHGMEECIDQIVSYFRHAAQGLEEKKQILYLLGPVGGGKSSLAEKLKQLIEKVPFYAIKGSPVFESPLGLFNATEDGAILEEDFGIPRRYLNTIMSPWATKRLAEFGGDISQFRVVKLYPSILNQIAVAKTEPGDENNQDISALVGKVDIRKLEEFPQNDADAYSYSGALCRANQGLMEFVEMFKAPIKVLHPLLTATQEGNYNSTEGLGAIPFTGILLAHSNESEWHTFRNNKNNEAFIDRIYIVKVPYCLRVSDEVKIYDKLLFNSSLAKAHCAPDTLKMLAQFTVLSRLKEPENSNIYSKMRVYDGENLKDTDPKAKSIQEYRDAAGVDEGMNGLSTRFAFKILSKVFNFDPHEIAANPVHLLYVLEQQIEQEQFQAETRERYLRFLKEYLAPRYIEFIGKEIQTAYLESYSEYGQNIFDRYVLYADFWIQDQEYRDPETGEILNRVALNEELEKIEKPAGISNPKDFRNEIVNFVLRARANNNGKNPTWLSYEKLRVVIEKKMFSNTEDLLPVISFNAKASKEDQQKHNDFVTRMVERGYTDKQVRLLSEWYLRVRKSQ, via the coding sequence ATGAGTATCTTTAGCCACTTCCAACAACGCTTCGAGTCCACGCGCCAGGAAGAACTCTCGCTGCAGGAGTACCTGGAGCTGTGCAAAAAGGACCGCAGCGCCTACGTTTCCGCAGCTGAGCGTCTTTTGCTGGCCATCGGTGAACCGGAGCTGCTCGACACCTCGACCAACTCGAGGCTGTCGCGAATCTTTTCCAACAAGGTGATCCGCCGCTATCCGGCCTTTGAAGACTTCCACGGGATGGAAGAATGCATCGACCAGATCGTGTCGTATTTCCGCCATGCCGCTCAGGGTCTGGAAGAAAAGAAACAGATCCTCTATCTGCTCGGCCCTGTCGGCGGCGGTAAGTCGTCCCTGGCCGAAAAGCTCAAACAACTGATCGAGAAAGTGCCCTTCTACGCAATCAAGGGCTCGCCGGTTTTCGAGTCGCCTCTGGGTCTGTTCAACGCCACTGAAGATGGCGCGATCCTTGAGGAAGACTTCGGCATTCCCCGGCGCTATCTCAATACCATCATGTCGCCATGGGCCACCAAGCGCCTGGCCGAATTCGGCGGCGACATCAGCCAGTTCCGCGTGGTGAAACTCTATCCGTCGATCCTTAACCAGATCGCAGTCGCGAAAACCGAGCCGGGTGATGAAAACAACCAGGACATCTCGGCACTGGTGGGCAAGGTCGATATTCGCAAACTGGAAGAGTTCCCGCAGAACGACGCCGATGCCTACAGCTACTCGGGAGCCCTGTGCCGGGCCAACCAGGGCCTGATGGAATTCGTCGAAATGTTCAAGGCACCGATCAAGGTGCTGCACCCATTGCTGACGGCCACCCAGGAAGGCAACTACAACAGTACCGAAGGCCTGGGGGCGATTCCGTTTACCGGGATCCTGCTGGCCCACTCCAACGAATCGGAATGGCACACCTTCCGTAACAACAAGAACAACGAAGCCTTCATCGACCGGATCTATATCGTCAAAGTGCCATACTGCCTGCGCGTCAGCGACGAGGTGAAGATCTACGACAAGCTCCTGTTCAACAGCTCGCTGGCCAAGGCCCATTGCGCGCCCGACACCCTGAAAATGCTCGCTCAGTTCACCGTGCTCTCGCGCCTCAAGGAGCCGGAAAACTCCAATATCTACTCCAAGATGCGTGTGTACGACGGTGAAAACCTCAAGGACACCGATCCGAAGGCCAAATCGATCCAGGAATACCGCGACGCAGCGGGTGTCGATGAAGGCATGAACGGTCTGTCGACCCGCTTCGCCTTCAAGATCCTGTCGAAGGTCTTCAACTTCGATCCGCACGAAATCGCCGCCAACCCGGTGCATCTGCTCTACGTGCTGGAACAACAGATCGAACAGGAACAGTTCCAGGCGGAGACCCGCGAGCGCTATCTGCGCTTCCTGAAAGAGTACCTGGCGCCGCGTTATATCGAATTCATCGGCAAGGAGATCCAGACTGCCTATCTCGAGTCTTATAGCGAGTACGGTCAGAACATCTTCGATCGCTACGTGCTGTACGCCGACTTCTGGATTCAGGATCAGGAATATCGCGATCCGGAAACCGGCGAGATCCTCAACCGCGTAGCCCTGAACGAGGAACTGGAGAAAATCGAAAAACCGGCCGGCATCAGCAATCCGAAGGATTTCCGCAACGAAATCGTCAACTTCGTATTGCGCGCCCGAGCCAACAACAATGGCAAGAACCCAACCTGGCTCAGCTACGAAAAACTGCGGGTGGTCATCGAGAAGAAAATGTTCTCCAACACCGAGGACTTGCTGCCGGTCATCAGCTTCAACGCCAAGGCCAGCAAAGAGGACCAGCAGAAGCACAACGACTTTGTCACACGGATGGTCGAGCGGGGCTACACCGACAAACAGGTACGACTGCTGTCCGAGTGGTACTTGCGGGTCAGAAAATCACAGTAA
- the tsaD gene encoding tRNA (adenosine(37)-N6)-threonylcarbamoyltransferase complex transferase subunit TsaD translates to MLVLGLETSCDETGVALYDSERGLLADALFSQIDLHRAYGGVVPELASRDHVKRMLPLIRQVLAEADCVPTEIDAIAYTAGPGLVGALLVGASCAQALAFAWGIPALGVHHMEGHLLAPMLESQPPEFPFVALLVSGGHTQLVQVDGIGQYTLLGETLDDAAGEAFDKTAKMMGLNYPGGPEIARLAEQGVAGRFTFPRPMCDRPGLAFSFSGLKTFALNTWQQSVSAGDDSEQARCDISLAFQQAVVETLTIKCKRALKQAGLKRLVIAGGVSANKALRVSLEKMLGDMKGDVFYARPEFCTDNGAMIAFAGCQRLQAGQHESLAISVQARWPMEQLSAL, encoded by the coding sequence ATGCTAGTACTGGGATTAGAAACCTCTTGCGACGAAACCGGTGTCGCACTTTACGACAGTGAACGCGGGTTGTTGGCCGACGCGCTGTTCAGTCAGATCGATCTGCATCGTGCCTATGGCGGCGTGGTGCCGGAGCTGGCGTCGCGTGATCACGTCAAACGCATGCTGCCCTTGATTCGTCAGGTCCTGGCCGAGGCCGACTGTGTTCCGACCGAGATCGACGCCATCGCTTATACCGCGGGTCCTGGCCTGGTCGGGGCCTTGCTGGTGGGGGCTTCGTGCGCCCAGGCGCTGGCCTTTGCCTGGGGTATTCCGGCCTTGGGCGTGCACCACATGGAAGGTCACTTGCTGGCGCCGATGCTGGAGTCGCAACCACCGGAGTTCCCGTTCGTCGCTTTGTTGGTGTCGGGTGGTCATACGCAGCTGGTTCAGGTCGACGGGATTGGCCAATACACGCTCTTGGGCGAGACCCTCGACGATGCTGCCGGCGAAGCTTTCGATAAAACCGCGAAGATGATGGGCCTGAATTATCCGGGCGGCCCGGAGATTGCTCGTCTGGCGGAGCAGGGCGTTGCAGGACGTTTCACTTTTCCGCGTCCGATGTGTGATCGTCCAGGCTTGGCTTTCAGCTTCAGCGGCCTGAAAACCTTTGCGCTGAACACCTGGCAGCAGAGCGTCAGCGCCGGGGACGACAGCGAGCAAGCCCGTTGCGACATCTCGCTGGCGTTCCAGCAGGCCGTGGTGGAGACTTTGACCATCAAGTGCAAGCGTGCCCTGAAACAGGCGGGTCTCAAGCGTCTGGTGATCGCAGGGGGCGTCAGCGCCAACAAAGCGCTGCGGGTTTCACTGGAGAAAATGCTCGGCGACATGAAGGGCGATGTGTTTTATGCCCGTCCGGAGTTCTGCACCGATAATGGCGCGATGATTGCGTTTGCCGGCTGCCAGCGCTTGCAGGCCGGCCAGCATGAAAGCCTGGCGATCAGCGTGCAGGCGCGCTGGCCGATGGAGCAGCTGTCGGCGCTGTGA
- the folK gene encoding 2-amino-4-hydroxy-6-hydroxymethyldihydropteridine diphosphokinase — MSLTQVYLGLGSNIERESHLQAGLDALAGFLVDMRCSAVFESQPVGIKSGPFFNFVVSAFTDLPLMELDRRLKFIEADNGRYAPDRKGLPLDIDVLLFGDLVGNFDGLILPRAEILKNAFVLWPLSLIAPDRVHPGVGKSFAALWDEAQIDQVLAPVAFEWRGEQLTPLNLL, encoded by the coding sequence ATGTCGCTGACTCAGGTGTACCTCGGGCTCGGTAGCAATATCGAGCGCGAATCCCATTTGCAGGCTGGCCTGGACGCCCTGGCGGGTTTCCTGGTGGACATGCGCTGCTCGGCGGTATTCGAAAGCCAGCCGGTGGGGATCAAGAGCGGCCCATTTTTCAACTTTGTGGTCTCGGCCTTCACCGATCTGCCGCTAATGGAGTTGGATCGACGGTTGAAATTCATCGAAGCGGATAACGGCCGTTACGCGCCAGACCGCAAGGGCTTGCCGTTGGATATCGACGTGCTGCTGTTCGGCGACCTGGTGGGTAACTTTGATGGCTTGATCTTGCCGCGGGCAGAGATACTGAAAAATGCTTTCGTGCTGTGGCCGTTGTCGCTGATTGCGCCGGATCGTGTGCATCCGGGCGTAGGCAAGAGCTTTGCGGCTTTGTGGGATGAGGCGCAGATCGATCAAGTGCTGGCGCCGGTGGCTTTTGAGTGGCGCGGTGAGCAGCTGACTCCTTTGAATTTGCTGTGA
- the plsY gene encoding glycerol-3-phosphate 1-O-acyltransferase PlsY encodes MFWLLAILAYLLGSLSFAILLSRLTGNPDPRMSGSGNAGATNMLRLAGKKLAILTLLGDLNKGLLPVLIAGAIGLSLQEQAWIGVCAVIGHLFPLYFRFRGGKGVATAAGMLLGLYPPAALLAVCAWLLTFYLTRTSSLAALIATPLTLPLLAWQEPAALLPMSALTGLIVWRHRGNLRDLFAGRERHF; translated from the coding sequence ATGTTTTGGTTACTGGCGATCCTCGCCTACCTGCTCGGCTCTCTGTCCTTCGCCATTTTGCTCAGCCGCCTGACCGGTAACCCCGATCCGCGAATGAGTGGCTCGGGCAATGCCGGCGCCACCAACATGTTGCGTCTGGCCGGCAAGAAACTCGCCATCCTGACCTTGCTCGGCGACCTGAACAAAGGTCTGCTGCCTGTATTGATCGCGGGCGCAATAGGCCTTTCACTACAAGAACAGGCCTGGATCGGCGTCTGTGCCGTTATCGGCCACCTGTTTCCGCTGTACTTCCGCTTTCGCGGTGGCAAGGGCGTCGCCACCGCAGCTGGCATGCTGCTGGGGCTCTACCCGCCTGCCGCGCTACTGGCAGTCTGCGCCTGGCTGCTGACGTTCTACCTGACCCGCACCAGCTCACTCGCAGCCCTGATTGCCACGCCACTGACCCTGCCGCTGCTTGCCTGGCAAGAACCGGCGGCACTGCTACCCATGAGCGCGCTCACGGGCCTGATTGTCTGGCGTCATCGCGGCAATCTACGCGACCTGTTTGCCGGGCGCGAACGGCATTTTTAA
- the rpsU gene encoding 30S ribosomal protein S21, whose amino-acid sequence MPAVKVKENEPFDVALRRFKRSCEKAGVLAEVRSREFYEKPTSERKRKAAAAVKRHAKKVQREQRRAVRLY is encoded by the coding sequence ATGCCAGCCGTCAAAGTAAAAGAGAACGAACCCTTCGACGTAGCTCTGCGTCGTTTCAAGCGCTCCTGCGAAAAAGCCGGTGTACTGGCTGAAGTTCGTAGCCGCGAATTTTACGAGAAGCCAACTTCTGAGCGTAAGCGTAAAGCAGCAGCCGCTGTTAAGCGTCACGCCAAGAAAGTTCAGCGCGAACAGCGCCGCGCCGTTCGTCTGTACTAA
- the glpE gene encoding thiosulfate sulfurtransferase GlpE, whose protein sequence is MSEFKRIPPEQAQALREQGAVVVDVRDPATFAALHIAGSKHLDNHSLHAFIQGADLDAPTVVVCYHGNSSQGAAAYLISQGFSDVYSMDGGFELWRTTYPSETAQGTSE, encoded by the coding sequence ATGAGCGAATTCAAACGTATCCCCCCAGAACAGGCCCAGGCCCTGCGCGAACAAGGCGCGGTGGTGGTCGATGTCCGCGACCCTGCAACTTTTGCCGCGCTGCACATCGCCGGCTCGAAGCATCTGGACAACCATTCTCTGCATGCTTTCATTCAGGGCGCTGACCTGGACGCGCCGACGGTGGTGGTCTGCTATCACGGCAATTCCAGCCAGGGCGCGGCTGCTTATCTGATCAGTCAAGGCTTCTCGGACGTCTACAGCATGGACGGCGGTTTTGAGCTGTGGCGTACGACCTATCCTTCGGAAACGGCGCAAGGCACTTCCGAATAA